From the genome of Vicia villosa cultivar HV-30 ecotype Madison, WI linkage group LG2, Vvil1.0, whole genome shotgun sequence, one region includes:
- the LOC131646373 gene encoding uncharacterized protein LOC131646373 — translation MGLGCCQLVLKVFDDRSQRSSDDGVVFLRKNLFRADANQSPFSIQHLIHPQIVSFFNIVNRYNRLARDKASVKAKDMILNWIDIKIVVPKLICILRKSSVWWIGLRNWFGNSFLGSFFAKFIEVHSLFGSIISVVVKLWMGNILTQSLSLCLYLSFFIY, via the exons ATGG GCTTAGGGTGTTGTCAACTCGTGCTCAAGGTGTTTGATGATAGGTCTCAAAGAAGCTCGGATGATGGTGTTGTATTTTTGAGGAAGAACCTTTTCAGGGCTGATGCAAATCAATCTCCTTTTTCCATTCAACATTTGATTCATCCACAAATTGTGAGCTTTTTCAATATTGTGAACCGGTATAATCGACTTGCGCGTGATAAAGCTAGTGTTAAAGCTAAAGATATGATCCTTAATTGGATAGATATAAAGATTGTGGTTCCTAAACTCATTTGTATCTTGCGGAAGAGTTCTGTTTGGTGGATTGGATTAAGGAATTGGTTTGGTAACTCCTTTTTAGGTTCTTTTTTCGCTAAGTTTATTGAAGTCCATAGCTTGTTTGGCTCAATTATTAgtgttgttgttaaattgtggaTGGGAAATATCCTAACACAATCTCTTTCACTATGTTTGTACCTTTCATTTTTCATCTATTGA